One region of Erwinia tracheiphila genomic DNA includes:
- the aroG gene encoding 3-deoxy-7-phosphoheptulonate synthase AroG: MNYQNDDLRIKEIKELLPPVALLEKFPATERSAATVAHCRQAIHHILQKEDDRLLVVIGPCSIHDPAAAKDYAGRLLRLREELKDSLEVVMRVYFEKPRTTVGWKGLINDPHMDGSYQINDGLRIARKLLLEINDMGLPAAGEFLDMISPQYLADLMSWGAIGARTTESQVHRELSSGLSCPVGFKNGTDGTIKVAIDAINAASAPHCFLSVTKYGHSAIVETSGNSDCHIILRGGKDPNYSAHHVNLVKEGLSQAGLEPQVMIDFSHANSSKQFKKQMMVADDVAQQIAGGEKAIIGVMIESHLVEGNQSLESGEPLVYGKSVTDACIGWENTEHILRQLAQAVKARRA, from the coding sequence ATGAATTATCAGAACGATGACCTAAGAATCAAAGAAATAAAAGAACTCCTTCCCCCTGTTGCTTTGCTGGAAAAATTCCCTGCCACAGAAAGATCGGCAGCAACTGTGGCTCACTGCCGCCAGGCTATTCATCATATTCTGCAAAAAGAAGACGATCGTTTACTCGTGGTAATAGGCCCCTGTTCCATTCACGATCCCGCCGCGGCAAAAGACTATGCCGGGCGTTTGCTTCGTCTGCGCGAAGAACTAAAAGATTCACTTGAAGTGGTAATGCGCGTTTATTTTGAAAAACCACGAACCACCGTCGGCTGGAAAGGCCTGATTAACGACCCGCATATGGATGGCAGTTACCAGATTAACGATGGTTTGCGTATTGCCCGCAAGCTGCTGTTGGAGATCAATGATATGGGATTACCCGCCGCCGGCGAATTTCTGGATATGATTTCCCCCCAGTATCTGGCCGATCTGATGAGCTGGGGTGCCATCGGGGCGAGAACCACAGAATCTCAGGTACACCGTGAGCTTTCGTCCGGTTTGTCTTGCCCGGTGGGTTTTAAAAATGGAACTGACGGAACGATCAAGGTTGCCATTGATGCGATTAACGCCGCCAGTGCGCCACACTGTTTCCTGTCCGTAACGAAATACGGGCATTCCGCTATTGTTGAAACCAGCGGCAACAGCGACTGTCATATTATCCTGCGCGGTGGAAAAGATCCAAACTATAGTGCACATCATGTCAATCTGGTGAAAGAAGGCCTGTCGCAAGCGGGGCTTGAACCGCAGGTGATGATTGACTTTAGCCATGCCAACAGCAGCAAGCAGTTCAAAAAACAGATGATGGTTGCTGACGATGTGGCGCAGCAGATAGCCGGCGGCGAAAAAGCGATAATCGGTGTTATGATCGAAAGCCACCTTGTAGAGGGAAATCAGAGTCTCGAAAGCGGTGAACCTCTCGTTTATGGTAAAAGTGTGACCGATGCCTGTATTGGTTGGGAAAATACGGAACACATACTTCGCCAGCTGGCTCAGGCAGTGAAAGCGCGTCGTGCATAA
- the gpmA gene encoding 2,3-diphosphoglycerate-dependent phosphoglycerate mutase gives MAVTKLVLVRHGESQWNNENRFTGWYDVDLSDKGRTEAKAAGQLLKKEGFTFDFAYTSVLKRAIHTLWNILDEVDQVWLPVEKSWRLNERHYGALQGLDKAETAQKYGDDQVKQWRRGFAVTPPELDRADERFPGHDPRYTSLTAEQLPTTESLALTIDRVLPYWNESILPRMKKGEKVIIAAHGNSLRALVKYLDDMSEEEILELNIPTGVPLVYEFDENFRPVKHYYLGDADEIAAKAAAVANQGKAK, from the coding sequence ATGGCTGTAACAAAGCTGGTTCTGGTACGTCATGGCGAAAGCCAATGGAACAATGAAAACCGCTTTACCGGTTGGTACGATGTGGACCTCTCCGATAAAGGGCGTACCGAAGCAAAAGCAGCAGGTCAGTTGCTGAAAAAAGAAGGTTTTACCTTCGATTTTGCTTACACCTCCGTACTGAAACGTGCCATCCACACGCTGTGGAATATTCTTGATGAAGTGGATCAGGTCTGGCTGCCGGTTGAAAAATCATGGCGTCTGAATGAGCGTCACTACGGTGCTCTGCAAGGGCTGGATAAAGCGGAAACCGCGCAAAAATACGGTGACGATCAGGTTAAACAATGGCGCCGTGGATTTGCCGTAACGCCTCCAGAGCTGGACCGCGCCGATGAGCGTTTCCCAGGCCACGACCCGCGTTATACGTCACTGACGGCAGAACAGCTGCCAACCACTGAAAGCCTGGCGCTAACCATTGATCGCGTGCTGCCGTACTGGAACGAGTCGATCCTCCCACGCATGAAGAAAGGTGAAAAAGTTATCATCGCTGCTCACGGTAACTCGCTGCGTGCGCTGGTGAAATACCTCGACGACATGAGTGAAGAAGAAATTCTTGAACTGAATATTCCTACCGGCGTACCGCTGGTTTATGAGTTCGACGAAAACTTCAGGCCGGTGAAACACTACTATCTGGGTGATGCTGACGAGATCGCAGCGAAAGCCGCCGCCGTTGCTAACCAGGGCAAAGCGAAGTAA
- the galM gene encoding galactose-1-epimerase yields the protein MLTQQTSLAPDGQPLRITTLRNAGGMVTTFMDWGATWLSARVPMKDGTVREALLGCSTPSDYLQQSSYLGATIGRYANRIARANLHANGQTWQLEANQGIHQLHGGSGGFHQRRWQIVRQAEQEVEYRLNSADGEQGFPGNLQVTLRYRLGDDNTLSISFQAAVDRPCPINLTNHAYFNLDAEQGDARQHRLQLHAERYLPVDSEGIPYGPFKAVEGTSFDFRQPKTVAQDFLQDDDQRAVKGYDHAFLLCKGSAIRPAAELWSADGKLRLRVHTSAPALQFYSGNFLQGTPAREQGVYAAFHGIALESGFLPDSPNHPEWPQPDCWLKPGESYQQLSHYCLTPFD from the coding sequence ATGCTGACACAGCAGACCTCTCTGGCCCCGGACGGCCAGCCGTTGCGCATCACTACCTTGCGCAACGCCGGAGGAATGGTCACAACGTTTATGGACTGGGGAGCCACCTGGCTCTCCGCCCGCGTGCCAATGAAGGATGGCACGGTGCGTGAGGCGCTGCTGGGTTGCTCCACGCCGTCAGATTATTTGCAACAATCGTCCTATCTGGGCGCAACCATTGGCCGCTATGCCAATCGTATTGCCCGTGCAAACCTCCATGCTAACGGTCAGACCTGGCAGCTTGAAGCTAATCAGGGTATACACCAACTCCACGGCGGTTCAGGCGGCTTTCATCAGCGTCGCTGGCAGATCGTGCGTCAGGCAGAGCAGGAAGTGGAATATCGGCTCAATTCCGCCGACGGCGAACAGGGCTTTCCCGGAAATTTGCAGGTAACCTTGCGCTACCGCCTTGGGGATGACAATACGCTGTCCATTAGCTTTCAGGCAGCGGTGGATCGTCCCTGCCCGATTAACCTCACTAATCACGCCTATTTCAATCTGGATGCTGAACAGGGGGATGCCCGCCAACACCGTCTGCAGCTACATGCCGAACGCTATCTGCCTGTGGACAGCGAGGGCATTCCCTATGGCCCCTTTAAGGCAGTGGAAGGAACCAGCTTCGATTTCCGCCAGCCTAAGACCGTGGCGCAAGATTTCCTGCAGGATGACGATCAGCGCGCGGTTAAAGGGTACGATCATGCTTTTTTACTGTGCAAAGGCTCCGCAATCCGGCCTGCAGCTGAACTTTGGTCTGCAGACGGTAAACTCAGGCTCAGGGTGCATACCAGCGCCCCTGCCCTGCAATTTTACTCAGGCAACTTTTTACAAGGTACGCCCGCGCGGGAACAGGGCGTATATGCTGCCTTTCACGGAATCGCACTGGAAAGCGGATTTTTGCCCGACTCGCCAAACCATCCCGAGTGGCCTCAACCTGATTGCTGGTTAAAGCCGGGTGAATCGTATCAGCAATTAAGCCATTATTGCCTGACGCCGTTTGACTGA
- the galK gene encoding galactokinase translates to MTLKTSVRHIFADKFGYQAEHTFQAPGRVNLIGEHTDYNDGFVLPCAINYQTVIACAKRDDRQIRVIAVDYDNQQDLFSLDEPILSHPDQMWSNYVRGVVKHLQKRNKHFGGVDMVITGDVPQGAGLSSSASLEVAIGTAIQQLYHLPLDGAQIALNGQEAENQFVGCNCGIMDQLISALGKKDHAMLLDCRTLGTRPVPMPQDIAVVIINSNFRRSLVGSEYNTRRQQCETGARFFSQSSLRDVDLNQFNAVEHQLDPLVAKRVRHVLTENARTQQAAEALAKGDLTRMGVLMAESHASMRDDFEITVPPIDTLVEIVKNTLGERGGVRMTGGGFGGCIVALMPLELVEQVRAAVAEQYETRCGIKETFYVCQASAGAGQC, encoded by the coding sequence ATGACTTTAAAAACCTCTGTCCGGCACATTTTCGCCGATAAATTTGGCTACCAGGCCGAGCATACTTTCCAGGCACCAGGCCGGGTGAATCTGATCGGCGAACACACCGATTATAACGACGGTTTTGTGCTGCCCTGCGCCATCAATTATCAGACGGTTATCGCCTGCGCAAAACGTGATGACCGCCAGATCCGGGTGATTGCCGTTGATTATGACAATCAACAGGACCTCTTTTCACTGGATGAGCCAATCCTCAGCCATCCCGATCAAATGTGGTCAAACTATGTGCGTGGCGTGGTGAAACACCTGCAAAAGCGCAATAAGCATTTTGGCGGCGTGGATATGGTGATTACCGGCGATGTTCCGCAGGGGGCGGGGTTAAGCTCCTCAGCTTCGCTGGAAGTGGCGATTGGTACGGCAATTCAGCAGCTTTACCATTTGCCGCTGGACGGTGCCCAAATTGCCCTCAACGGGCAGGAAGCGGAAAACCAGTTCGTTGGCTGCAACTGCGGCATTATGGACCAGTTAATCTCCGCGCTGGGGAAAAAAGACCATGCCATGCTGCTGGACTGCCGGACGCTGGGTACCCGCCCGGTGCCCATGCCGCAAGACATTGCCGTGGTTATCATCAATTCCAATTTCCGGCGTAGTCTGGTGGGCAGTGAATACAACACCCGTCGTCAACAATGCGAAACCGGCGCTCGCTTTTTCAGCCAGTCGTCACTGCGCGATGTCGATCTCAATCAGTTTAACGCCGTTGAGCATCAGCTCGATCCTTTGGTGGCAAAACGGGTGCGCCATGTGCTGACCGAGAATGCCCGCACGCAGCAAGCCGCAGAAGCACTGGCAAAAGGCGATCTGACACGGATGGGGGTACTGATGGCCGAGTCCCATGCTTCGATGCGCGATGACTTTGAAATCACCGTTCCACCGATTGATACGCTGGTTGAGATAGTGAAGAACACGCTGGGCGAACGTGGTGGCGTGCGCATGACCGGCGGTGGCTTCGGTGGCTGCATTGTGGCATTGATGCCGTTGGAGTTGGTTGAACAGGTACGGGCCGCGGTAGCAGAGCAATATGAAACCCGCTGCGGTATTAAAGAAACTTTTTACGTCTGCCAGGCTTCAGCAGGAGCGGGGCAATGCTGA
- the galT gene encoding galactose-1-phosphate uridylyltransferase, producing the protein MQTFNPVDHPHRRYNPLSDQWILVSPHRAKRPWQGAQEIPSQQQLPTHDPDCFLCPGNRRVTGDNNPSYTGTWVFTNDFAALMTDTPDAKASEDNLMRYESARGTSRVICFSPDHSKTLPELSLAALEQIITTWQAQTAELGQRYPWVQVFENKGAAMGCSNPHPHGQVWANSFLPNEAKREDDLQRTYFAQHQSPMLLDYSARERADGSRTVVETEHWLAVVPWWAAWPFETLLLPKAHVKRIIDLNDAQRTDLALALKKLTSRYDNLFQCSFPYSMGWHSAPFNGENNDHWQLHAHFYPPLLRSASVRKFMVGYEMLAETQRDLTAEQAAERLRSVSDIHFRETGA; encoded by the coding sequence ATGCAAACATTCAACCCGGTCGACCATCCTCACCGCCGCTATAATCCTTTATCCGATCAGTGGATTCTTGTTTCACCGCACCGCGCAAAACGTCCCTGGCAGGGTGCGCAGGAGATCCCTTCACAACAACAGCTACCCACTCACGATCCTGACTGTTTTCTCTGTCCGGGCAATCGCCGCGTGACCGGTGACAATAACCCCAGCTATACCGGCACCTGGGTGTTTACTAACGATTTTGCCGCCCTGATGACTGATACGCCGGATGCAAAAGCCAGTGAAGATAACCTGATGCGTTACGAAAGCGCACGTGGAACCAGTCGGGTAATCTGCTTCTCGCCGGATCACAGTAAAACCCTGCCGGAACTTTCTCTTGCTGCTTTGGAGCAAATCATCACGACCTGGCAGGCGCAGACCGCCGAGCTGGGACAGCGCTACCCCTGGGTGCAGGTGTTTGAGAATAAAGGGGCAGCGATGGGATGTTCAAACCCCCATCCGCATGGTCAGGTTTGGGCTAACAGCTTCCTGCCGAATGAAGCGAAACGTGAAGATGACTTACAACGCACTTATTTTGCACAACATCAGTCGCCCATGCTGCTGGACTACAGCGCACGTGAACGTGCAGACGGCAGCCGGACCGTGGTGGAAACTGAACACTGGCTGGCCGTGGTTCCCTGGTGGGCGGCCTGGCCGTTTGAAACCTTGCTGCTGCCAAAAGCGCACGTAAAACGCATTATTGATTTGAACGATGCCCAGCGTACTGACCTAGCACTGGCCTTAAAAAAACTCACCAGCCGCTATGACAACCTCTTTCAGTGCTCATTCCCCTATTCAATGGGCTGGCACAGTGCGCCATTTAATGGTGAAAACAACGATCACTGGCAGCTTCACGCCCATTTTTATCCTCCGCTATTGCGCTCCGCTTCAGTACGGAAATTTATGGTGGGATACGAGATGCTGGCAGAGACCCAGCGCGACTTAACGGCGGAGCAGGCAGCCGAGCGGCTGCGTTCCGTCAGTGATATTCATTTCCGCGAGACGGGAGCATAA
- a CDS encoding APC family permease has protein sequence MLHNPQTSAAQPRAQLKKSLTLLPVVMMGLAYMQPMTLFDTFGIVSGLTDGHVATAYAFALIAILFTALSYGKLVRRFPSAGSAYTYAQKAISPHVGFMVGWSSLLDYLFMPMINILLAKIYFEALLPGIPAWIFVVLLVGFMTLSNLKGIKTVANFNSVIVVLQVVVMVVIMSMVIYGVAHGEGAGTLASSRPFWSESAHVVPMITGATILCFSFLGFDGISSLSEETKDAGRVIPKAIFLTALIGGVIFIVVSYFLQLYFPDISRFKNPDASQPEIMLYVAGKAFQFGILIFSCVTVLASGMAAHAGVSRLMYVMGRDGVFPERFFGYIHPKWRTPALNVVLVGGIALSAITFDLVTATALINFGALVAFTFVNLSVISQFWIREGRNKTLKDNVNFLLLPLCGALTVGALWVSLEASSMTLGLIWAGIGLIYLAVVTRSFRHPVPQCTEEPM, from the coding sequence ATGTTGCATAATCCTCAGACCTCTGCCGCCCAGCCGCGTGCGCAGCTCAAAAAGTCACTGACTTTGTTACCGGTGGTGATGATGGGACTGGCCTATATGCAGCCGATGACCCTGTTCGACACGTTCGGTATCGTCTCCGGCCTGACCGACGGTCACGTGGCCACCGCTTATGCTTTCGCCTTGATTGCTATCCTTTTTACCGCATTAAGCTATGGCAAGCTGGTTCGCCGCTTCCCCTCTGCGGGTTCTGCTTATACCTACGCGCAGAAAGCGATCAGCCCGCATGTGGGCTTTATGGTGGGCTGGTCATCCCTGCTGGACTATTTGTTCATGCCGATGATCAATATCCTGCTGGCTAAAATTTATTTTGAAGCGCTGCTTCCCGGTATTCCCGCATGGATTTTCGTGGTGTTGCTGGTGGGCTTTATGACGCTCTCTAATCTGAAGGGCATTAAAACCGTTGCCAACTTCAACAGCGTTATCGTGGTGTTGCAGGTCGTGGTGATGGTGGTCATTATGTCGATGGTCATTTACGGCGTTGCGCACGGTGAAGGTGCCGGAACCCTGGCTAGCAGCCGGCCATTTTGGTCTGAAAGCGCCCATGTCGTGCCAATGATTACGGGCGCAACCATTTTGTGCTTCTCGTTTCTCGGTTTTGACGGTATCAGTTCGCTTTCAGAAGAAACCAAAGATGCCGGGCGCGTTATTCCAAAGGCTATCTTTTTGACCGCACTCATTGGCGGCGTTATTTTTATTGTCGTTTCCTATTTCCTGCAGCTCTATTTCCCGGATATTTCTCGCTTTAAAAACCCCGATGCGTCACAGCCGGAAATTATGCTCTATGTAGCGGGTAAGGCATTCCAGTTTGGTATCCTGATCTTCTCCTGCGTCACGGTGCTGGCGTCGGGGATGGCGGCTCATGCGGGCGTTTCTCGCCTCATGTACGTCATGGGGCGTGATGGCGTTTTTCCAGAGCGTTTCTTTGGCTACATCCATCCAAAATGGCGAACGCCAGCGCTGAATGTGGTGCTGGTGGGGGGGATTGCCCTTAGCGCGATTACCTTTGATCTGGTGACGGCAACAGCGCTGATCAACTTTGGGGCGCTGGTGGCGTTTACCTTTGTGAATCTCTCGGTTATTTCTCAGTTCTGGATCCGCGAAGGACGTAACAAAACGCTCAAGGATAACGTCAATTTCCTGTTACTGCCGCTGTGTGGTGCGCTGACGGTGGGAGCACTTTGGGTAAGTCTGGAAGCAAGCTCCATGACCCTCGGTCTGATTTGGGCTGGCATTGGCTTGATTTATCTTGCCGTTGTTACCCGAAGCTTCCGTCATCCCGTGCCGCAATGTACTGAAGAGCCAATGTAG
- the tnpA gene encoding IS200/IS605 family transposase: MSRYQKASHVLWCCQYHIVCTPRYRFRILSNNVGKEVCKQIRISGEQPGIEVVELNDQTDHVHLRVKVPPRLSISHVTGDLKGKTALRLFSKFPCLRKNKQWGNDFWARGYCVDTVGINEEMIIKYVKYQEKHEVEESQLPLKEV; this comes from the coding sequence ATGAGCAGATACCAGAAAGCATCTCATGTGCTCTGGTGTTGTCAATATCATATCGTATGCACACCCAGGTACCGGTTTCGCATCCTTAGTAACAATGTTGGTAAAGAGGTCTGTAAGCAGATAAGGATCTCAGGTGAGCAGCCCGGGATAGAAGTAGTGGAGCTGAATGACCAGACAGACCATGTCCATTTGCGGGTAAAAGTGCCTCCACGGCTTTCGATTTCCCATGTAACAGGCGACTTAAAGGGTAAAACAGCCCTTCGATTGTTCAGTAAATTTCCCTGCCTGCGTAAGAACAAGCAGTGGGGGAATGATTTTTGGGCAAGAGGTTATTGTGTCGATACCGTAGGTATAAACGAAGAAATGATAATAAAGTACGTGAAGTATCAGGAAAAACATGAAGTTGAAGAGAGCCAGCTTCCACTGAAAGAAGTGTGA
- the istA gene encoding IS21 family transposase, with the protein MARLRTRMSKIKELLRLKFDCHLPNRSISACLNIGCSTVSDVVTRFRGSQLAWPLPEEMTESQLETLLYTGRARDSHKRMPDFPLCHQELKRKGMTKILLWQEYQQDAGENAYGYSQFCNLYNDWLKLQKHSMRQHHVAGEKLFLDFCGPTIPVINPDTGEVRQAHIFVATFGASNYTYVEACENQRQESWLMAHVRAFEFFGGVPQLLVPDNLKAAVSRADRYEPVLNENYRKLARHYNTAMIPARPRKPKDKPKVENAVLVVERWILMRLRHEVFHTLAALNLAISELLQELNERPFRRLPGCRKSLYEQLDKPALKALPPYWYEYVDIRRAKVGPDYHVLYSKHAYSVPHALVGSHIDIEAGARLICLYHRGTLVARHPRAQQQGGFTTQAEHMPESHRRQRWSPERLVSWGESIGSTTRAVVAWHLHHRAHPEQAYRTCLGLLNLSREYGDTRLENACQQALLLERPWRQVILNLLTNHRDRLKDEVPDESPVEHSNVRGAGYYH; encoded by the coding sequence ATGGCAAGACTGAGAACGCGGATGAGTAAAATTAAAGAACTGCTGCGCCTTAAATTTGACTGTCACCTGCCCAACAGGAGCATCTCAGCCTGTCTGAATATCGGGTGCAGCACCGTATCTGATGTGGTCACCCGCTTCAGGGGAAGCCAGCTGGCGTGGCCCCTGCCGGAGGAGATGACGGAATCACAGCTCGAAACGTTGCTCTATACCGGACGCGCCCGCGACAGCCATAAACGGATGCCGGACTTCCCGCTGTGCCATCAGGAACTGAAGCGTAAGGGGATGACCAAAATCCTGCTCTGGCAGGAATATCAACAGGACGCTGGCGAAAATGCCTACGGCTACAGCCAGTTCTGCAACCTCTACAACGACTGGCTGAAGCTACAGAAGCATAGCATGCGTCAGCATCATGTCGCCGGTGAGAAACTGTTCCTCGACTTCTGCGGGCCGACGATCCCTGTTATCAACCCGGATACGGGTGAGGTCCGGCAGGCTCACATCTTCGTGGCCACATTCGGTGCCTCAAACTACACCTATGTTGAGGCCTGTGAAAACCAGCGGCAGGAAAGCTGGCTGATGGCCCACGTCAGGGCGTTCGAGTTCTTCGGCGGTGTTCCCCAGCTTCTTGTGCCGGATAATCTGAAAGCAGCGGTCAGCCGCGCAGACCGCTACGAGCCGGTGCTGAACGAGAACTATCGCAAGCTGGCCCGGCACTATAACACGGCGATGATCCCGGCCCGGCCCCGCAAACCGAAAGACAAACCCAAAGTCGAAAATGCCGTTCTGGTCGTGGAGCGCTGGATCCTGATGCGGTTGCGGCATGAAGTGTTCCATACGCTGGCCGCGCTGAATCTGGCCATCAGTGAGCTACTGCAGGAACTGAATGAGCGGCCGTTCCGTCGGTTGCCGGGTTGCAGGAAAAGCCTGTATGAACAACTGGATAAACCCGCCCTGAAGGCTCTCCCGCCATACTGGTATGAATACGTTGATATCCGCCGGGCAAAGGTCGGCCCGGACTATCACGTGCTGTACAGCAAACATGCGTACTCTGTGCCCCATGCGCTGGTCGGCAGTCATATCGATATCGAAGCCGGTGCCAGGCTCATCTGCCTCTATCACCGTGGAACACTGGTAGCCCGGCATCCACGGGCACAGCAACAGGGTGGCTTCACCACGCAAGCAGAGCATATGCCGGAATCCCATCGCCGACAGCGATGGAGCCCGGAAAGGCTGGTGTCGTGGGGCGAGAGCATCGGCAGCACCACCCGTGCCGTGGTGGCATGGCACCTGCACCATCGCGCACATCCGGAACAGGCTTACCGGACCTGCCTGGGTCTGCTCAATCTCAGCCGTGAATATGGCGATACCCGGCTGGAAAACGCCTGCCAGCAGGCGCTGTTACTGGAGCGCCCATGGCGTCAGGTGATCCTGAACCTGCTGACAAACCACCGGGACCGGCTGAAAGACGAAGTGCCGGATGAGTCCCCTGTAGAGCACAGCAACGTACGCGGTGCCGGGTACTACCACTGA
- a CDS encoding IS481 family transposase — protein MIHTNNPIIKHKAGLLNLAEELGNVSKACKIMGVSRDTFYRYQELAAEGGIDALINQNRRVPNLKNRADEATERAVVEYAVEFPAHGQHRTSNELRKKGVFISGSGVRSIWQRHDLENFRKRLKALEEKVAREGIVLTDAQIAALEKKAHDDEASGEIETAHPGYLGSQDTFYVGNLKGVGRIYQQTFVDTYSKVAHCKLYTSKTPITAADLLNDRVLPFYEAQGLPMLRILTDRGTEYCGKVEQHDYQLYLAINDIDHTKTKAMSPQTNGICERFHKTILQDFYQVTFRKKLYEDLESLQTDLDNWLWHYNNERTHQGKMCCGRTPMATLLDGKRVWAEKNLNQM, from the coding sequence ATGATTCATACTAACAATCCCATCATCAAACACAAAGCCGGCCTGCTCAATCTCGCCGAAGAACTCGGTAACGTATCAAAAGCCTGCAAGATCATGGGCGTGTCACGCGACACGTTTTACCGTTATCAGGAACTGGCTGCTGAAGGCGGCATCGATGCGCTGATTAACCAGAACCGCCGCGTCCCCAACCTGAAGAACCGCGCCGACGAAGCCACTGAACGCGCTGTTGTTGAATATGCCGTTGAGTTCCCGGCCCACGGGCAACACCGGACCAGTAATGAGCTGCGTAAAAAAGGCGTGTTTATCTCCGGTAGCGGCGTGCGCTCCATCTGGCAACGGCACGACCTGGAGAACTTCCGTAAACGCCTGAAGGCACTTGAGGAAAAGGTCGCCAGAGAAGGCATCGTGCTTACCGACGCTCAAATCGCAGCGCTGGAGAAGAAGGCCCACGATGACGAGGCCAGCGGAGAAATCGAAACTGCTCACCCGGGTTATCTCGGGTCGCAGGACACCTTCTACGTGGGCAATCTGAAAGGTGTGGGTCGTATCTACCAGCAGACGTTCGTGGATACGTACTCGAAAGTGGCACACTGCAAACTGTATACGAGTAAAACGCCGATCACCGCCGCAGACCTGCTCAATGATCGCGTACTGCCGTTCTACGAGGCTCAGGGACTGCCGATGCTGAGGATCCTGACCGACAGGGGAACGGAGTACTGTGGTAAGGTGGAGCAGCATGATTACCAGCTGTATCTGGCCATCAACGATATCGACCATACAAAAACGAAGGCGATGTCTCCGCAGACGAACGGCATCTGCGAGCGCTTCCATAAAACTATTTTGCAGGATTTTTATCAGGTTACGTTCCGTAAGAAGTTATACGAAGACCTGGAGAGCCTGCAAACGGATCTGGACAACTGGTTGTGGCATTACAATAATGAGCGAACTCATCAGGGAAAAATGTGCTGCGGGCGTACGCCAATGGCCACGTTACTTGATGGTAAACGAGTCTGGGCAGAAAAAAATCTGAACCAGATGTAA
- the tnpA gene encoding IS200/IS605 family transposase — MSRYESASHVSYRCQYHLVWTPKYRYKTLKGHLGKEVYRSIYIYSNMKKCTVVELNVQIDHIHLVVRTQPGLSVSELMGFVKGRTAIRLFEKFPYLRKHKLWCNHFWQRGYFVDSVGAKEEVIRRYVRYQGKVAKEEEERQIQLGLTL; from the coding sequence CAGATATGAATCCGCTTCCCACGTATCCTATCGCTGTCAGTATCATCTCGTATGGACACCGAAGTACAGATACAAAACCCTCAAAGGTCATCTCGGTAAAGAGGTTTACCGCAGCATCTACATTTACAGCAATATGAAAAAATGCACAGTAGTTGAGCTAAATGTGCAGATAGATCATATACATCTGGTGGTGAGGACGCAGCCGGGCTTGAGTGTTTCTGAGTTGATGGGATTTGTGAAAGGGCGAACGGCCATCAGGCTGTTCGAGAAGTTTCCTTATCTCAGGAAGCACAAGCTTTGGTGTAACCACTTTTGGCAAAGAGGGTATTTTGTGGATTCGGTGGGTGCAAAAGAAGAAGTAATTCGAAGGTATGTACGGTACCAGGGCAAGGTTGCCAAAGAGGAAGAAGAAAGGCAAATACAGCTCGGACTGACCCTGTAA